In Nymphalis io chromosome 30, ilAglIoxx1.1, whole genome shotgun sequence, the genomic stretch ATATACAGAAGCAACGATCCTGGAATGTTTGAGATATGCCTCATCCCCCATCGTTCCTCACGTGGCCACAGAAAACGCTAACATATCTGGATACGGCGTCGAGAAAGGAACGGTCGTCTTCATAAACAACTACGAATTGAACACATCAAATAAATACTGGGACGAACCGCATAAATTCGATCCGTCTAGATTCTTGGAACGCACTAAAGTACGAACTAGGAGAAATTCTCAGTGTGATTCAGGCATGGAGTCAGATAGCGAGAGAATTGGTCCAATCAATAAGGCTACAGAAGTTAAAAAGGAAGTTGTTACCGTTAAGAAGAACATACCACACTTCTTGCCGTTCAGCATTGGTAAGAGGACGTGTATTGGTCAAACGTTGGTCACCACTATGAGCTTCGTCATGTTCGCAAACATCGTCCAGGAGTTTGACGTAGCAGCTGTCAATAAAGATGATCTGATACAGAAACCAGCTTGTGTTGCCTTACCGAAAGATACTTTTGAACTTTACCTCTTGCcaagaaaatattaaactcatattaatttagataaaCCTCCTTATTTATTCTATGTGAATTGAATTTAGTTTTTCATTATCTGTTTCAATTTCTATTTTTAGTTAATCTGTTATTTATTTCCTTTGTAGTTCAATTTAGTTTTTCGTTTcatctattaatatttctaaagtaaataatattttttatatgtataattttgtttatgtagTAATAAGaactatatgtataatattatatgtattttgctattattttaaagtacttGGATTCTTTTAGTTGAGAACTATTTTCTTTTAGAAATTTTAGTTGacttttttattagtatgtTCTTTTTTCTATCTCCCTCAAGGATGACTTAGAAGTATCTTCTAACAGTAGGAGTAATAAAGATGAACAAACCTTAGATGTGCATATTCCATGAGTATATTCTCTGCTATAATATGCACTAAAAAGTTTGATTatcttcatttataaaacaactcaATCACTTAGCTCGacatatcaattttaattttacttcaattCCGATAACGACTTCTCGAACATTCAATACACTGTTTTTGACAAATCTGAGCTCTATATAGTCTATGGACCATTATGGCCCACAGACTAtatagatctcgaccaatgatatcgcgtcataTCAAGATCAAAGTTGTTTGTATTACTTCTCCGCCATTGGATATATCTTTGACTATTTATGCTTTGATAGTAAGAAACTAAATCAATTCcacagaataaattaataagtacgctcaaaaaattatttattttgaaacatgaattagttttttttttttataataaacatattaaaatgttcTGGCGACAtacaattattgatatattatgtatctaaACGACTGTATTATGTTATGTTGGATTTACGATTTTAGTTTGTATGAATGGACTTAGAATGACATTAAATAGAATGGTtactcataattattataaaagcctTTTATTTAAccctttcaaataaaaaagattaatttccAATAGCggtttcacgccaaaggttgtgggttcgattcccccccaggacagacatttgtgtgcatgaacatgtctgtttgtcctgagtctgggtgtaattatctatataagaatgtattaaaaaaaatctggtttccatagtacaagctctgcttagctttcGATCAGATGGAGgcagtgtgtgaaaaatatcccgggataatattattactattacagTCTAAGAGTCTTAATAGTCCAGGAGTTATTGGAAagacattaaattatacatctatatcatattaattacactttaaatttaatataatcaaatcgattcaaaataatatataaaataaggaatagactgtttatttattacttcataCTAGCAAAACCAGCAGCTTCAGTGTGGAATCCAACTAGTGATGGAAATCTTTTAAAATCCGCTATTATGACGTAGATAAtgccaattaaaatatttaaattattaaaatggctGGTAGCTcgcaaatagtaatattatcttaaattttatttatttgtattatttgtctAAGAGCCCACGACGCTAAACCTAGTTCGATTCcctgatgatatatatatatatatatatatatatatatatttcatgtgcCATTTcgtcactatatatatatatagtgacgAAATGGCGATGCTGCAATTCGAAAATTCGTTTTGTTTGTTCCTCGAAACAGGGAGGGGTACTAGTCGAGCTGGTAAGGCTGGAAGTAGTGGCAGCTGCATGATAAGCGACGTCTTGTCTCTAAGTATTAAGATACCTAGGGACGAGGCGTCGCTTATGATCGACCTCCGCAAAAAAAACCAAAGGTCATCTAAAAGATCATCAATATCTGTGTACGAAAAACTGCTGCGTTTTCCAAACAGCGGAGAAAGTTGCTGCAGCAATTGAAGGTCACCCTCCACGCAGCTGGATTCTGCGTTTAATTTCAGTTTTGTCAGCAATCTCCTTTCAATTTGTACTGATTGAGTcacgtataaatattttttacgtgtCGTTAATTGTTTATACAAATGAAATCGGTATACTGTATGtgatattatttgatttgtCAGCCGTTTTGAttgtgttgtttttaattaattcttttataaaaaagtactaatTATATCAATCTTTAAACGAATAAGATTCTATCAATTATTACAAAGTTCCGGATTTTGatatatgaaagaaaaaatCGTGCAGAAACCAGCATGTGTTTTATTTCACTGAAGACCTGGCATATGTGTATCCTTACCCACATTGGAACGGCTGTAActgtaatagcctgttaatgtcctactgctgggctaaggcctcctctccctttttgaggagaaagtttggtggttattccaccacgctgctccaattgggttggtagaatacatatgtggcagaatttcagtgaaattagacacaagcaggtttcctcacgatgtttttcttcactatcaagcacgagatgaattataaaaacaaattaaacaaatgaaaatttggtgatgcttgcccggtttcgaacccacgatcatcggttaagattcacacgttctaaccattgggccatctcggcttttggaATTGGCATTGGAACAGCGGTGAAGtataaccttctccttaaaaggaggaaggccttaggccagctgtgggatatttacaagCTGTAACTTTTATTTCTAACTAAACCGATGGCAGTGACGTTCTTATGACCTATTTCCGTTACGGTAACATTTATCAACGGAGAccatcagaaaattctcatccAGActgtgtgttcactcccgtacctcggatagcacgtaaagccgttggtcttgcgcctaaactctttccggtcgcgttggattgccgttccatcggactatgagagttagggaatagagagtgtacctgtgtttgcgcacacacttttgcactataatatatcctgcacagttggctaatctctctttagattggccgccgtggccgaaatcggtctggaggacataattATATCGTTTTACTATCTCgtataatataacactattggtttacgcggcgcacgccagtaaagctaGCATCCGCCATAATCTTTTTCCGACACCTTCAACAatcatttagttatatatataattatattcggccgcaaacagcagtactcagtAGTTTTGCgttgcggtttgaaggatgagttgctagtgtaactacaggcacgaaaAATATCACAtgttcgttcccaaggttggtggcgcattggcgatgtaagaaattgttaatatttcttacagtgccaatatacATGGGCGACATCTTACTATGTTTCAttagaatgtaataaatatagagaCCCTAGCGATAAAAGTGGGATCTGATGAAGCACATTGTATAACTTCGACATTTAATCGTCATAGCTGAAACCTATTGAAGACCCTAGAGtgcattgtgcaagctcgtctgggtaggtaccacccactcatcagatattttaccgcaaaacagcagtacttggtattgttgtgttccggtttgaagggtgagtgagccaatgtaattacaggtacattggcacattggtgatgtaagcgatggttaacatttcttagaattccaatatctatgggcgttggtgaccacttaccatcaagtggcccatatgctcgtccgccttcctattctataaaaaaagcatcGATAAATAACTTTCAGCTGTGTCGATTAAATGTCGGAGTTAAACAATGTGCTTCATCAAACCCCACTTTTACAGTGGCTAAAGCAATATGCAGTATGATGCTTGTCTgtcaatatataacataattataaaacctataagataaaatttggtaCGTAAGACAGCTTATGATACGATGGATTTGACATGCCGTAAGAATAAAAAACCCTTaataacaaagacaaaaaaaaactaaccaccgttttatataaaaaatagtaatattctgcactaatattatcaatgtgaAAGTAACATATGTCTGTcatgctttcacggctaaatcactgaatcgattttgataaaattttaatatgcttaAACCCCAACTAAGTACATAGGCTATTTTATACGTAACACCTGGGCACCAATCTCAAACAAATTTCCatgaatttatttgataatttcactgtctgaaataaaatatataattttaagcggAAAATAATGAGTATCATTAACCCTTATAGTATATCTTAGTAGCCTTAGCTCAACGGTAGAAGGGTCGACTGTTACACAAAAGGAGCAGGTTCAATTCTGAAcaccccttgggctattgtaaTAGCTAATTCTAGCACAAGCTCCAAACTTAGCTGTAGGGTAGTAACATTAATTGtctagaaaaataattaaaaaaatatattaaaaatcctACATGAAGGCCctgataattaaatgaaatataacattattttactactttatttaaatagctcATTTTGTATGTCAATGAATATTTCCAAAAGATAAATAGTATGCAGTTTTCTATATTTTCGAAATCTAATTTGAAGCCATTTCTCATATCATTAAATAGATTTAACAGGTCCACAATGTGTTcagaactaaatataaaatacataaaaacaatttgGATGTGTGCAGTGATTTGTAATTCCAGCTGTCTATAGATAGGTAAACTTATTATCCTGGGAATAATCTGTTCAAGGTTTTCAATTTCTGGCTCTAGTAATTTcaccaattaataataataataataatatccaggacatttttcacacacggccatctgatcccaaattaagcttgtacaaggcttgtgctatggaaaccagacaactgatatactacatatactactttttcttttgtaaatacatacttatatagataattacacccagactcaggacaaacagacatgttcatgcacacaaatgtctgtcctgggtgggaatcgaacccacaacctttggcgtgaaaggcaaatgttctaccaaccacgccaaccggctcgtcatattattctattctattatattgTTCTAAAAGTTGCATAAACTTGTTGAATATTTGTAGGCCAGCTTCTTCGtgcttttcaatattttgtcTTGATGTTTCTTGAATATTACAATGTTGTAAGTttctaaaattaagaaattaattaaattttttttcttttttatatgtacGCAACAAGGAACAAGTATAAAATTACAACCTCTATTGCCAGATTGCACattagtaagtcttttatgggacaacgtatacgcttttacaacaggatcccagaaaacgttcaaaaatattcaattttgaaatttaaaagaatcgttaaggaacgcttgtgtgcattacaaaggatattacacaactAATGACTTTTTTATGATTACACACCTTGGGAATGTAACGATCGCTCCCAggccatttaaataaaataaaataatacaaatattttattgttattacccATAattgtaattctgccacatgtatattccaccgacccgcattggagcagcgaggtggaataagctttaaaaccttcttttcaaagaggagaagaggccttagcccagcagtgcgacattcacaggttgttactgtactgtaaataaatagatttatttatttaacctaaggaagacaattttaaatttatgacatatacaaaaatatttatcacattaaataaaaaataaaacataacaaataattaaatcaaaaatagatagcagaataataataaaattaaaatttaaggaataattaaaattttacggagaccaaattaataattaattttgtaaaaaataataaatatacaaattctatTCAAGGTGACAATTTATTTCCTTCGAtggcaaaaaaaaataaaacaagatcattgaaaatattattattatggtttatGCATGATCTGTAATGGGAGCTTCcgttacgtacgtacgtactcGAATTTAGATTTAGGAACAtcgaacaaaaatttaattcgtGTTTGCTTGCGAGGACAATGAATATATAACTAAGTAAGAAAGGAGATTCAATATAGTTattcaacaataaatattagaaaaatccCGCAGTGTTTCCTTTATCGGTTCTTCTCatgtctgaggtgtttatttccgaaccggtggtagatttatgacaatcaataaataagctATTTTCATGGTTCcggtataattttttaaaagttaatatttctaaaacacgttatataatatttaaagctacaaacaaaataattcctCAGTTCGATCCTCTTACGATTAATGATATACCTTTACAGTGAAAAACCAGTGAAAGTTATCTTGGCCTGAAAATAAATAGTGCTTTAACATGGGCTGTACATATAGAACagacaaaaaagaaaaatttcgaGTCTAATTGGACAACTTCGTAACATAGTCAGTTGTTCCCTACAAACTACGTCATACAATCTACAATGCTTTAGTAAAACcccatttattgtatttaattgagaTCTGGGAAGTTGCTACGAAAACTAAATTATCAGACATACAAATtgctcaaaacaaaattataaaaatgatttctaACTATCCTTTTTTAACACctacaaataaactttataaaaaaaaaaaaaaacaaaaatttagacaaacaattatatatttataatacatatatgttatatacatatatgtatatttgacgagccggttggcgtggttggtggatgcttgcctttcacgccgaagtttgtgggttcgattcccacccaggacagatatttgtgtgcatgaacatatctgtttgtcctgagtctggttgtaattatctatataagtatgtatttacaaaagaaaaatagtatatgttgtatatcagttgtctggtttccatagcacaagctctgtacaagcttaatttgggagaaagatggccgtgtatgaaaaatgtcctaggatattattattattattatgttaaaaaaacctGAAACAAAGCTATACATACTGACAtatcctttaaaatattaaaagaaacaccTAGTCGCACCGTACGTAGCCGTCGTGCGAGTCTTCTAGTTTTGTccaaaactaaaactaattaagGCAAGAAAAGTATAAATTTTGAAAGCGCACAATTGTACAATAAGATGCCctcacttataaaaaaaatgtaaactcaCTTAcctcattcaaaataaaactagctatttatattatgaacacCTTTTGACAAAACAAAGATTTagataaaaactgtttttaattccTAATTTAaggatatacatatgtttatatatgaacAATCAGCGgaaacttttttataacttttttattattatttaacataacctTAATTAATCAgcctatttttattgtattttcatgttttgtttttatttatctcatttattattctatttgtaattaaatttttaaatgtgtaaattTCGTAAGTATACGTTTAAAATAACTCCAAAACCTATTAAACTTATTAACATTTCCTAATTACCTTAAACATAGTACTTAAGATGGAATGGCGAATttcattgtagcagcgtggtggaataagctccacaaccttctcctcaaaagggagaggaggccttagcccagcagtgggacattaacaggctaaacctgataaataagtgtaatgcttgtatattgaatattttttatatatagtgtaggtaggcggacgatggtaaatggtcaccaacgcccatacacattgacattgtaagaaatattaaccatcgcttgcatcgccaatgcgccaccaaccttgggaactaagatgttatgtcccttgtgcctataattacactgactcattctCCCTTCAGTCCGGAAcaaaataataccaagtactgctgttttaaggtagaatatctgatgagtgggtggtacctacccagacgagcttacacaaagccataccactaatatgaataaagatttttgacttttgtGATTTAGCTAGACTACTCATTTGCTATTTATCAATGTACATGctgcccactgctgggctaaggcctcctctcccttttgaggagaaggttgtggagcttattccaccacgctgctccaatgcgggttggtagaatacacatgtggcagaatttcaatgaaattagactcatgcaggtcctcaccatgttttcctgcaccgtcaagcacgagatgaattataatcacaattatcATAAAGTAACAGATGAgggtatatatttctaataacgtATCGTTACGTGTATCGTTAGAATTTTAGTTTGTTAGGCTTTC encodes the following:
- the LOC126779862 gene encoding cytochrome P450 307a1-like, with the translated sequence MDLTCQTPSRTVRSRRASRDADNDMEFRKIVDHFDEIFWEINQGYAVDFLPWLAPFYKKHMEKLSNWSHDIRSFILSRIVDQRENHLDMEGPEKDFLDGLLRVLHDDPTVDRNTIIFMLEDFLGGHSSVGNLVMLCLAAVARDPDVAKKIKAEIDGLTKGKRAVTLADRSLLPYTEATILECLRYASSPIVPHVATENANISGYGVEKGTVVFINNYELNTSNKYWDEPHKFDPSRFLERTKVRTRRNSQCDSGMESDSERIGPINKATEVKKEVVTVKKNIPHFLPFSIGKRTCIGQTLVTTMSFVMFANIVQEFDVAAVNKDDLIQKPACVALPKDTFELYLLPRKY